From the genome of Oxyura jamaicensis isolate SHBP4307 breed ruddy duck chromosome 2, BPBGC_Ojam_1.0, whole genome shotgun sequence:
tgaaaaacttcTTTTCCATTGACTGTCTTTAGCTACTCCTCTCATCATACATCAAAGGAGGAGCACTTTCAGGACACCTCTTCCTCCCATTTcagatataaaaaaatcaatgaaaaacaaatagcaaGAATAACATGTTTTCTAACTAATTCTGTTTAGTTGCACCACATGTGCACTTCTCACTGGATACTGAAAAGAGGTGGTGGAAGCATCTTCACTGACTTTTAGCATAAAGTTGTTTTGCATAAGACTTAAATTTacgttttttttaatttacctttttttaatgGGTTCTTTTAGCCTTCAAATCAAACCTTGCTGTTATTACAAGAAGCAGGCAATTAGAGCTAGAGGGCCCCACAATGGCTGCTTTGAACGTAAGGATGGAAGTGTACCACAATAACAGCCCAATGCAACAGTCACAGCGTCACTGATGGAGGTAAGGTGATTTGTCAGCATTGCCAGTGCATATAAAAACATTATCACGTCACTCGCTAAAGCAGCAATATTTCAGCTAGCTCTGAAGTGGCACTGAAGATCCCCTCAGAAGAGTTGGCAGTAGGTCTCATCATGAGTAGGGGGgttgtgttttcctgtttttccctttctttgacagttcattgcattatttttaaacagctgcattttctcAGAATCCGTTGCAATGGCACCAAGTAATTTTGAAGAATtctgcctcactacccttaaAATTTGTCTGCCTGCAACCTTGCTTTTTGCGTATCTGTAAAGCCAGAAGAAGCCAGGAGAGGTTTCTTAGGGCTGAGACAGCTCCTCTGCTGTCCCTGTTAAAGCATCCTCTATAGCAAATGGCAGCCCCTATAAAGGGAACATCGCTGTACTTCTCATTTAGCCTGataaagcagcagagaagtTGATATTTGAGATCTGTGTGGCtgaggctctttttttttcttttgtcattgttattttcagcaaaagcagTGCCACTGTCTGTGGCCGAATCTCTACTCACAAATGACTGAAAGCATGCCTTTCCCATCCAAAGCAGGAATTCTCTGAATACTCAGAGCATTAGCATGTTCAGAGACCCTCATGCTGTCATGCTGCATCTGACAGTGTGCTCACTCGCCTAATAAGCCGTTTTGAGTTGTAACCTCAGAACACATTTAGATCTCAGATCGCTAATTATCATCTTCATTCCAGGGAAAAGCCTCACTCTAGATACTGACAAACTTGTGAAACTGAACTAACACCAGACTTCTCACTCACTTCACACAGCTCCTGGAGACAGCATTTGTTCATGCtatatttcatgttaaaaagcccctaaaacaatcaaaaaaaaaaaaaaaaaaacaaaccaaaaaaacccaccaactTCACCAAACACCATTATCCTCTTAAAAATGCCACAGAATACTAGATTCTGagctttcttctttaataactctctcctcttccatcccattttgcatttcaaatagtcatatgaacaaattaaaaaaacatttattacgGATATATTTTCTGGTGAGACTGCATTACAGAAAGAAGAGTAGACTACCTTGCTCAGCCCTTCCACCAACAGTCTAGAAGTTAACATGAAACATTCTTTTCCAAAGTTTAAGAGTCAAGTAGAATGCACGTGGCCATGCCAACTGGCCTTGTACCAGGAGAACAGATCGATGAACATTTATTAGGACAGTTGCAGCCATATAGAGCCTGCTGAACATGTTTCACACATAGCATACCCTCTAAGTTACAAAACACTTTCCAACACTCCATAACAAAATTAGGATATACGACgtgcaagaaaaaaagcctacaaTCTAATATGCAATTAGTACAGATCAGGCAGATGATGAGCTTTGCCATTGTCCAAGCCTGCGCTAGCTGGGAAGGCAGTCGGTAAAACTGGCCAGATGTTGTATATAGATTCCAGGCTATTATGAGAAATATACTGCTTCTAGTAATTATGAGATACATCTAGAAGGCTGTATAGGAACAGGatggaaaactgcagagaaatatAGGACATCCCCCCACCCTGTTCTGTAATGTATTGCTTGTAATATTGCACAGAGGGAACGTGGCCAGAAGTTTTGCATAAATAATGTCAATGAGTCAATCCAGGAAGCCCGCAACAATGCATCAGTCTGGAGGGTTGATTTGTGCTCAAACATCTGCCTCCagctatgtttttttcctatctgttGTTCCATTCCCTCGTTCACATAGTCTTATTTCATCGGAAAGACACAAGTGGCATTTGACTTACATCGAGAGATGATGGTTTTTGTGGACAGGATGTACACAATATATCTTTCCTGTCCTTATAACTTTTCCTGTATTGCCAGCTATACTGCTGACTTCTTTCATGGTAAATTAGGATGCTCCAAACAACTTACCCAGAAGCTATTAGGTacctttttaatttatcttctttGCTGTGAAATATACAATCTCTGAATTGCAAACTGTTCAGGACAGGGACTGTTCTTTGCACTCACACACCAGAATGAGGTTACACTCCTGCCTGGAGTTTTCTGCTGCTACCATAATGTATTTGCCACtgctaaataacatttttgtgtttgtttttgtttaaatcattCTAAAGCTACCAATACAAAAACAAGATGAGCAAAATGCACCTTGGGATGAATAGATTACATGAATGAATGTCCAAATGAGGATGTAACAGAGGCAGAATGATTCAATGAATGGTTACATGCATAGTGGAACTACTGACCAGAATGCAAAAAACTCTCGGGACCATATCTGTAGCACTAGAAGGGCTGATCTTACCTTCTTGTTCATACATATTTTACATGCTACCTGAGTTTGCAGGCAATATCTGATTCACATGCAGGGAGGGTTGTAGAACCTGTAGGAAAAGAAACTACAATCTAAACAAATTGACACTGAATAAATTACAATTAATTTTGCTGATAATTACAGGCAAAGGTTACAGGCAAAATATAACATCTCTTGCCACAGACATAAGAAATGATGAGGCTGACAGTAATTCAGGAATAGAGATATTCTCTGCAGTCAGCTGATGGATGGGCAGCACCCCACACGTGACTGTGGTGTGGGCTTGTTCCTGTAAATTCAGAGAGAAAGTTTCCACTTGTTACTAGTGGTTTGCAGTCAGAGAGATAAATAAACCATTAATGGAGGCAGATAAGAGAGAAACCCCAGGCTGCTGTGTCTTTCAGAGTCTAGGACAAAAAGCCACCTAATGCAGAGCACAGAAGGGATCTCCTTGCACAACGAGGACATGTTTCATGAAAGAAGAGAGCACAGCATCTCTCTCCTACCATGGAATGAGTCACAGGACTATTGTCTGTCAACGGCGTAATGGGAACTGTGGCTCCAACTGTGGAGGGACAGTGGGAAACTGCATACTAGCAGTGACCCCTGAAGAAAAAACCCACCTTTGGATGCCTGCTTATAATGTTAATAGCACTTAAGCAGTCAAACCACGGTGCACACTAGTTTTTCTCCAGTATTAACTACTGTGCTGTCCACCACAAAGTCATTTGTCACCAGCGTTGGTTTAACAGCTGCAAAAATATAATTAGTCCCTCCATCTCTGTCCCACTGGGTACCAGTCACTGCTTTGGTGGTCTCTTTGGATCTGTTTCTGTCCTCTGCTGGACAGAGGTCAAGTTTTCCAGAAGCTAGTTGCTTGTATAAATTACAGTGCACATATTTTACATCTCATTGTGATGCTTCCTTTTGCCAGCATCCGCTTCTTTGCAAATGTTCCATTTCCAAGCCATTTTTGTGCAAGCCCCAGGAGAAACCATCAGACAAGCATGCTGGAAATTCATCCAGAGGCATCGTTAATGCACATCTGGCTGATGAAGACGAACAGTTTATATGAACTGCAATTTGGAAAGCCTCCTTGTCCAAACAGCTAGTCCCACAAGACACCATTTGCTCAGGAAAAATGGGACTGGGGGAATATGCTGAATGTCCAGCACAAGAAGTCACACACAACCAAAAGCTATTCTggggcaaaaagaaaaacttgacGCTGTTGTGTTTGAATAATTTGCACTGTCAGCATTTGGAGCACCAATACAGCTGGAGGctgtgggagaggagctggatAGTGAGAGACCAAAGGAGATACCAGCTTGGGTCTAAAGTCACCGTGCCGAGATCACATTGGGACTCTCAGATGTCTCTTCAGAGACAAGCAAGGGGACGGTTGCAAAAGCAAGAAGATGGTAAGGATGAGACTGATGAATTGGGATAccctggggaaaaataaaaaaaatatatcaggcacttcctttaatttctttctttgttcttctgtcaCAATTATACTAAGAGTACAGACTACCAGCCATAATGGACCACCATGTGAAACGTGGGGAAAGATATTTCAACAATCTTCACGCCAAAACAAGGAAGATGAAACAAGGTCTATGGTGTTTAAAGGAGCAACATTTCTGAGgtgaaggacaaaaagaaaactttgaagaaGTAGAGAACATATTTGgaggttggacccaatgatcttttgaggtcccttccaacccctacaattctgtgattctgtgatatgatgTAACACACCTGCCAGGCTCAAGAAACGGAATGGAGGACCCACTGcaaaaggacaacaaaaacaaaacaaacaagctacaGCATGCTTTAAGCCCCCCAAATGTACACTGAACTACTGAACTATCACACTTCACCTGATTTAGCTGTCAGGCAACAAAGCTTGTAAAGTTTACCATGTTCTCATATTATGGGAAATGGATGTGACTGAGTTATGCAGACGATGTGGGTCCTGACAGTATCTATACTGTAAGGGAATGTCATAGTGCCATTCTGAAATTCAGAGTTTTACAAATCATTTCGTTAACTCTGAACATGCAGAGGCTGGGCTATGGCAAACCACTTAAGTTGGTTACTACTTGCATTAAATCCAGGAGCCATGATGCTTACCCTGCATCTTTCAGCCTTAGCAGAAGGTGCCAACAACATATAGCAAACACAGACAAGCTTGCACAAGGGATATACGGagaatgaaggagaaaagaagcaatCAGGGAGGCTTCCACATTGATCTCTTGTGGTTcttttcctgcctgcagcaccaaAGGACTGTGTGACAGGAGCACGTAATGGCAGAGTGGTTATAATTGCTCCATTGACAGCTTGCCCTCTGTCCAGAAAACTGCTGTACACAGCCTCTACTGAGCAAAGGCCTGGAGTACTGACCTGTGCTCTGAAGCTTGGGGCTCCCATCTGATTTAATTTATCCCATCCTATATAGCAGTGCTGTGGATGgtcttgctttcctttaaattgCTGCCTTCACAGATTATGGAGATACTTGCTAGGGTGGGGAAACCAACactgcagtaaaacaaaacaaaacaaaaccaaaaccccccccccccccccggggggagaaaaaaaaaaaaaaagcaaatcccCACTCCACCTCATCACAGCccttaaatgtttcttttggcCTATAAATGTAAGCTTTGTTGAATTAAACCCCACCCATTTTTACCATCTGTGCTGGCCACAAACATGCTAAAGAAGTTACGTGCCGTGCTGCTCTCTGTCACAGCCTGGTAACAGCAAAATCGTGCCTTGCCTGTTTATTGTTGGCAAAGGTTCCAGAAAGTCCTATTATTTCTCCTTGAATCCGCACATAAACACTGACGGGGACAGGACTGAGAATGAAAGTCCTTTCCTGGTTAACACATTTCCCCCAAGCCCATCTGTCACCCTCAAAGCAGCATCGAAGCACGGCTGCTAAGAAATACTGTGAGGGGACCTGCGAGGGAGCGTGCTCTTCTTTATTCAAGGAAAACAGATGATGGTCCAGGAATTCCACcagttctgtttatttaaaatagaatgATTCAAATTGCCTTGCAGGCACTGATTTCCAGAAAattgtttgaaagaaaacaagttttcctcTTGCCTCACTACTGaggatttttgctttcttgtcaGACCAGAGCTGTGCAAACTTCGGAGCTGCTCACAGTTTGAGCTGCAAcctcttaaaatatatataaaaaaaaaatatgttaaaaatatcaaatgtaaAATCATAAGCCATTATTATTGTGAACATGCCACTGACCTAGTTATTCTTTAAAGTGTTCTAATTACAAATTTGGTTTAAACCTCTTTGACCAGATTACATGTAGATGTATGCTCTttgttattttagtttttatttttttttggtagcttcTCTACAATCCCATgtaggaagaaagaagacaggGATTTGACACTGTGTCATAGTTGGCAGAGGCTGAAGCATCCTAAGACACTGGTTGAACCGATGCCACGGAAATTGAAATGGATGTGAAAGATGGACGGCCTGATCTGGACACCTTCCAGATGAAAGCACGTGGACCAAACTGAAGACACACAACCACTTTactttagaaagcaaaatgtttatttatctTCTTCTCATTCGAACAAGAAAATGTTCCTTATCTGAAAGGAGGAGATTCCTTTGCCTGGGAGTGAAAAATCAGACTTAGATGGTTCCACAAATTGGCACTGGAGAACGTGAGGCCTCCTAGCAACGTTCTCCAGCACCCTCCGCATGCAGACTTGGCTCTGCATTTCCACTGCCTACTGTAAGCGGCAGTCACACACTTCGCTATATGACAGTATCTGGAGTCTGTGTCTGGCAGCCCTGAATAGTAGGTGGTCTGAATCGCTCGCTGCTCTCGGGAACTTAAGATGCCATCGGATTTGGAGCAGCAAGTTAAGCAGTGTGAACAGAGCTCTTGGGCATAcaatcaaaagaagaaaacattatcCTTTGTGCTCAGCTCTTGAACAGTTCTTGCATCATTTCCTTAATGTACAGTAAACTGAGATGCAAGCCCTCACATAAGCCCTTAGAAACTCTCTGGGGGCTGCTTTTCCCAAGCGTTGTCTAGCCAGACACAGTGGGATAttcttttcctgtctgaaaATATCTCCCTCTTATTtttatgagcatttttttttcaatcagttCAAGAAaccatttttgtatttttgatgttcagattttgttaaaatactttgtaattATTTACAATGTGCTTTGGCTAAAGGAGCATGCTGTAAAGAGCATTTAGCCAGCAAAAAGCTTCAGTGTGGGGAACAGAGTGGTGTTTCTCCTCATTAACCTGTTtctgaggaaacaaaaaaaagccttctgcagCAAAATGCCTCTGACAGCAAGTGTGTACGGTTCTGAGTGTTCCTTGActgctttcttctttaacaAAAGGTGTATATTATGAgtcagttctttctttctttctcttttttttttttttttttttttttaagcattacaAATGCAATGCGTTTTGCACAAAGGATCATTCATAACATCAGTTTTAATACAGAATAACTACAATAAATGTAGTTTATTCTGCATATTCTCAGGCACTTATTGTCAAAATCAGTCCGAGTCTTAGGTAAGACCTCAATTGCAAAAAGAGATACTTTGACACCActtttaccacttttttttattataaagacAGACAATAAGCAGTAGGTGCTGCATAGTCAATTCATACCTATCGGCCCTCACAACccctgctctgtttcttttatagggtgtttctttttccttgcacAGAAAGCATTGTCTGTTCTTTGAAACTGTACCAACTCTGTTAGTGTAGCATAAGCAGAGAGGGTAGACAACACAGAAGTGTTTTATACCCATACAAACACTGGGATAGAGGGACGCCTCCATcctattttgtttctctgctaaCAAAAGTAGCTATGCAAGATGTAGGGATATGCCTATAGATGTACAAAATTAGTGCAGGTGTGTCTATGTCCTGATATACCATCTATAAACacacaactgaaaaattatCAATGTGACCGATCTAAAGGGTATGAGCAAACCCTTGCCAGCATTAGCTACAGGGGTAGCCTGctatggagaaaggctgagagagagagctggggctggtcagcctggagaagagaaggctctggggtgacctcattgcaacctttttACTACCTGAAGGGGACTGATaaaaaagatggggagaaaCTCTTCGCTCAGTCAGAcaatgacaggatgagggggaatggttttaaactaaaagaggggagatttagattagatgttaggagggaattcttcactcagagggtgggATGAGGCAAAGTCTGTGGTTGCTGTCTACCTAGATTTTAGTAGTCTTTGatgctggaggaggctcaggggagaccttattgctctctacaacttcctgaagcggtcagcctcttctcacaggtacctagtgataggactagagggaatggcctcaagttgcaccaggggaggttcaggctggaaatgaggagacatttcttctcagaaggagcagtcaggcactgggacaggctgcccagggaggtggtggagtcaccgtccctgggggtgttcaagggaaggttggacgtggtgcttagggacagggtttagtgggtgacattgggggtagggggatggttggaccaggtgattTTGAATGTTTCTTTCAACCTTAATGGTTCTGCGGTTCCCTGAGGcgctggcacaggttgcccagagaagctgtggatgccccatcccttgggggtgttcaaggaaaggttggatgaggctttgggcaacctggtctggtgggaggtgtccctgcccatggcagggggttggaaccgcGTGGTCTGTGAGCTCtcttccaacccgagccatttTCTGACTCTAGTGCTACGTGTGGACCTGTTAAGGCTCTCACCCAACTTTCCAACCCCAAAAACTGAACTGCGATGCTCCGGGCGGACACATCAGGATGCTAATTTATCTGTAAAATCTAGACAAACACAAAAACGCCCCCAAAACCACGAGAAGCGCCCACACCGCCGCACcgtgcccctgcagcccagccgcACCCGGACCCCCCTCAGCGCCCCCTCAGCCCAACGGCCCCCACCCGCCGCTCGCCCCGCCCTCCTTTGTCGTCACTTCCTCCGCGCTTCCGGGTGCCGCCGAGCGCTTCCGCCTGCGCGTTGCCAGGGCAACGCGGCCTCGGCGGGCCCCGCGCTGTGTGGGGCCTATCCgcgggcggggcggcggggggtCTCTGAGGCATGTTATAACAGGATCAATTAATAACTTAATCAGTCCGTCTTAATTTTGCCCAGCGGGACCGGTCGGCCGGCCGAGATGTCAACCCCGCCTCTGGCCGGGGCAGCGATGCCCCCCGGGGCCTTCTCCGGGGCGCAGGCCCAGGCGGCGCGGGAGGTGAACACGGCGTCGCTGTGCCGCATCGGGCAGGAGACGGTGCAGGACATCGTGTTCCGAACCATGGAGATCTTCCAGCTCCTCAGGAACATGCAggtcaggcagctgctgccggAGTTGCTTGGTTTAGGGGTCCTCAGTTCGcttcctagtttttttttttttttactaccaAGTGTGTGTGCTTGGAGATAGCTAAGGGTATTTACACGCATAACTAGATCGtagggaggttcaggttggaaacgaggaggcatttcttctcagcaagagcagtcaggcattgggacgggctgcccagggaggtggtgaatAACTGtctctgggggtgttcaaggaaaggttggacgtggtgcttagggacgtggtttagtgggtgacgttgggggtaggggggtggttggaccagatgatcttggagggcttttccaacctcaatgattctgtgatcatagTGCTTCAAAAAGAGAGTGGGGTTGTAGCAGTGTGTGCTGCTCTGAGCACATTTCGTTGCTACTGTATATTGAGAGAACATAGAGAACGTTCAGAAATGTTGAATTGTTATTTTTACCCACAATGCCCACAACAAATATGCTCTAAACGCacttaattttaatgttttcctttaagaatAGTGAATTGTATTTATATGACATTCATGttcctgtgtttttattaatcTCTTGTGAGTAATTTTAGAGGAATTGTCATTCAtcagtgatttcatttttctataaCGTTTTCCACCAAAACTTTGTgactttctttttgttattaaagTGGACAAAATCCTTATTGTGGTTACTTACTGAGGAAACACAAACCTGTGTCATATTTCTGTGTTGACAGCGGAAGTGCTTGCACTCAGCCTCAGAGATAAACATGCAAGTGATCTCTCCTGTTCCCTAtgtattttcatgtctttggaagtttcactttttaattattttaggtATAGATACGTATTTGCTCTGTTTGAAGTGGTTTTGATTGTCTGAATTGTGACCAGGGGTTCAGACGCAGAGCATAATACTCAGGTAACAACAGCATCCATGCTTAAGCATTTTGAAGGCATTCACTGGAAGTTCCAGAGCGACCAAATGAATGACCAAAATGTAGAATACGTGAAGCTCTTTGAGAGCAGTGATTTGGTGTGTGAGATGTGcagataaaatacagaattgtcctgaaaaacaagagaaatgtCAGTGATTTCAATGGGAATAGTGCGattatcttcttttaaaatgtacaggaaaaaacctccaattcatttttttaggTTATTTAACTCCTATGAGAAAAACTTTaatatttctaacatttttgggttttgtttcctttaagtTACCAAATGGTGTTACTTATCACACTGGAACATATCAAGACAGACTGGGAAAGCTGCAGGAACACCTCCGCCAGCTATCAATACTCTTCAGAAAACTGAGATTAGTCTATGACAAATGTAATGAAAACTGTGCTGGGCTCGATCCCGTTCCCATCGAAGTAAGTACCTTTCTGTATGTACAAAAAACAACCCAGTATCACTGCGCTGTGATTAGCATGTCATCCCTTCTCGTGGGTTGCAACAAGCTTGGAGCAAACAGGTTTTAAGTGAGACTGGAATTCTTCCATGGACTgaattctgtttattatttagGAGCTCTTTGAAAGATGGTGATGTTAGTGTGAAAGTTTCACCAGTTCTTACCAGTTGGAAGTGGTACAATTTTGAAATCAAACTTCGTTTAAAACTGTAGCCTTTTCCCTCAGGCCTCTTTGTACATTCACTGATTTGTTTCCCCTAGGAAAAaagggtcatttttttttttttttttgaagaggtTGGTTTAGTCTGCTTTAAGCCCTCACCTGCTTGCGTGAGCAATGAGCATTATTATTCCCTTGCTCTGCCCATCAGCCTGTGCTGGCATAGTTTCCTCACTTGTTCTTAACCTTCCGAGCCAACGTGAACCAAATCTGAAAGTGCAGTGGTGGTGGAAAAGTTAACAGCAGAATACTTCCAAGATGTAGGATTGGCCAAAGgtttttctgataaaaatgcttttcctagtaaaatcaaaatctatttttcccctctcataAGTTTTCTATTATTCCTAGTAATGCTCTTAAAGCCTGTTTTATGATCTGATTTGAGTTCTTACAACTCTTTATCAGCCAAAACTGTGAAGTTCTTTAACTGCTGACCTCTGGATTTAGAGGCAACTGTATTGACTTCTGATTGCCCACTGAGTATCAATcatttaaacatgttttataTTTGAGTCCCTTCACTGCATAAGAATAAAGAGATGGAGTCCATTTTGTGCAGACTCTTCTAGACCACTGATGTCCTTCTGTCAGCGGTCACTGCTGTGCGTTTCAGAGAAACTATGGGGAAATCTTACAGCAAGTGAGGGAGTGAGGTAACTTGTCTTTAAAAACCAACCAAGTgaaccaaaaaaacccacctctTTCATGCTTTATTAGAATTGCCTTGTGTGCAAAAGCTTAATAGTTGTATCCTGTTTAGAGGCTTTTGATCTGTCTTATTTTCACATATGGTTGGGATGGAGTGGGGttgctcttctcttcttttcactttttttttttaaacagttacCAGGATGAAAAGGAATCTCCACAGAGAAAACGAGAAGTCCCTTTAAGTCTTTATAAGGTCTCATTGATAACCTTATGCACAGCAGAGTTTTTACATCAACAGTTGGatgacttctttttccttttatctacTTAGTCTTTGGTGCTCTGAAGTTAATGCCTGATTCCTCATGTTTTATGAGTTAGGGTGAACGAAAGTGTCACATCGTTTATCTTGATCCGATTTCTTAAATTCCTATTTTAGCTTTTAAGTGATAGTCTCAATCATATTGTTTAATGACTGACATTCTAACCTTATCTTTGAAGAATATCAACAGATCTCCTCTTTAATCAGTCAAATTATTTAATGGCTTTTCCCTTTCACTTAACTGATTCCTGACTCACTGGTGGAATAGATGTGTGCTgctcttccttatttttttccagttattaaCCTTCTTATGATACTACAACGAACAAGACAATTATTCTGTGGCTCCCTGTCTAATTCTTTAGCGATCAGTGTCTGACAATACTTGCGTGCAATGCCTTTGTTACTGATCCATTTGTGTTCTGGTTTTGAACTTTTGTTTAACTTTGTTGGTTTTGAAAGGGTGCAATATATAAATCCATATTTCCTTGACctgtctttttcatttaaattgccAACAGATCTCTGCATATGGTGGAACAAGGGCaggcagtgacaggacaagggggaagagttttaaactaaaagagggtatgtttagattagatataaaccagaaattcttcactcagagagtgatgaggccctggcacaggctgtccagagaagctgtggttgccccatccctggaggtgctcaaggccaggctggatggtgCTTTGGGCAGCccggtctggtgggaggtg
Proteins encoded in this window:
- the MED30 gene encoding mediator of RNA polymerase II transcription subunit 30, whose product is MSTPPLAGAAMPPGAFSGAQAQAAREVNTASLCRIGQETVQDIVFRTMEIFQLLRNMQLPNGVTYHTGTYQDRLGKLQEHLRQLSILFRKLRLVYDKCNENCAGLDPVPIEQLIPYVEEDGSKHDDRGAASQLRFASEERREIMEVNKKLKQKNQQLKQIMDQLRNLIWDINAMLAMRN